One genomic segment of Chelonia mydas isolate rCheMyd1 chromosome 1, rCheMyd1.pri.v2, whole genome shotgun sequence includes these proteins:
- the LOC102934294 gene encoding olfactory receptor 52K2-like yields MSDSNTTHFTNPSTFILLGIPGLEEAHVWLSIPFCTMYAMAVFGNFTILFIVKTDLSLHVPMYYFLCMLAITDLVLSTSTLPKMLSIFWLNSRETDFSACLTQLYFVHCFSGMESGTFVAMAFDRYVAICHPLRHSTILTNPMVAKIGLAILLRGVMLALPYPFLVRQWSYCKTNIIPHTHCEHMAVVKLACTDTRVSSYYGLFVLLCVLCLDVFFITVSYTQILRAIFSLPTKDARLKTFGTCFSHLCVILAFYLPGLFSSLMSRFGQNVAVHFHVLIANVYLLVSPMINPIIYGVRTKQIKDRLLHLFIHKGT; encoded by the coding sequence atgtcagattccaacacaactcacttcaccaacccctccaccttcatcctgctgggcattcctggcctggaggaaGCCCATGTCTGGCTCTCTATCCCTTTCTGCACCATGTATGCTATGGCCGTCTttgggaacttcaccatcctgttcatcgTGAAGACAGATCTGAGCCTCCATGttcccatgtactatttcctctgcatgctggccatcACCGACCTGGTCCTGTCCACGTCCACCCtacccaaaatgctgagcatcttctggttgaATTCCAGGGAGActgatttcagtgcctgcctcacccagctgTACTTtgttcactgcttctcaggaatGGAGTCTGGGACCTtcgtggccatggcttttgatcgctatgtggccatctgccatcccctgagacattccaccatcctgacaaacccTATGGTGGCCAAGATCGGCCTGGCCATTTTGCTGCGGGGTGTCATGCTCGCACTGCCCTATCCCTTCCTAGTGAGGCAATGGTCATACTGCAAAACCAACATCATCCCCCATACACACTGCGAGCACATGgccgtggtgaagctggcctgcaCCGACACCCGTGTCAGCAGTTACTATGGCCTCTTTGTGCTATTGTGTGTGCTTTGCCTGGATGTGTTTTTTATTACAGTGTCCTatacccagatcctcagggccatcttcagcctccctaCAAAGGATGCCCGGCTCAAGACATTTGGGACTTGCttctcccacctctgtgtcatCTTAGCCTTCTACCTCCCAGGTCTCTTCTCATCCCTCATGTCCCGGTTTGGCCAGAATGTGGCTGTGCATTTCCATGTTCTCATTGCCAACGTGTACCTCCTGGTTTCCCCCATGataaaccccatcatctacggagtgaggaccaaacagatcaAGGACAGGCTGCTTCATCTCTTTATTCATAAAGGAACCTAA
- the LOC102934070 gene encoding olfactory receptor 52M1-like, with protein MSDSNRTDFINPSTFILLGIPGLEEAHVWISIPFCTMYTITILGNITILYIVKREPSLHWPMHYFLCMLAVTDLVLSTSILPKMLSIFWFNSREINFSACLTQLYLIHCFIVMESGILVAMAFDRYVAICHPLRHSTILTNPVVTKIGLIVVLRGSMLVLPCVLLARQWPYCRINIIPHTHCEHMAVVKLACADIRVSSYYGVSVAILVMGLDALFIAVSYIQILRAIFSLPTKDTRLKTFGTCISHLCTILVFYISALFASLTHRFGQNVDLHIHVLIANVYFLVPSMLNPIIYGVRTKQIRNRLLRLFTHKGI; from the coding sequence atgtcagattccaacagaACCGACTTCatcaacccctccaccttcatcctgctgggcattcctggcctggaggaagctcatgtctggatctccatccccttctgcaccatgtacaCCATAACCATCCTAGGGAACATCACCATCCTCTACATTGTGAAGAGGGAGCCAAGCCTCCATTGGCCCATgcactatttcctctgcatgctggctgtcaccgACCTGGTCCTGTCCACGTCCAtcctgcccaaaatgctgagcatcttctggttcaattccagggagatcaatttcagtgcctgcctcacccagctgTACTTGATTCACTGCTTCATAGTGATGGAGTCTGGGATCCtcgtggccatggcttttgatcgctacgtggccatctgccatcccctgagacattccaccatttTGACAAACCCCGTTGTGACCAAGATTGGCCTGATCGTGGTGCTGCGTGGCAGTATGCTTGTATTGCCCTGTGTCTTGCTGGCAAggcagtggccatattgcagaatcAACatcatcccacacacacactgtgagcATATGGcagtggtgaagctggcctgtgctGACATCCGTGTCAGTAGTTACTACGGTGTCTCTGTGGCAATCTTGGTGATGGGTCTGGATGCGCTTTTTATCGCCGTGTCCTATATCCaaatcctcagggccatcttcagtcTCCCCACAAAAGACACCCGACTGAAGACTTTTGGGACTTGCATCTCCCATCTCTGTACCATCTTAGTCTTTTACATCTCAGCTCTCTTTGCCTCCCTCACACACCGGTTTGGCCAGAATGTGGACCTGCACATCCACGTTCTCATTGCCAATGTCTACTTTCTGGTGCCCTCCATGCTAAACCCCATTATCTacggggtgaggaccaaacagatcaGGAACAGGCTGCTAAGACTCTTTACTCATAAAGGGATCTAA